The stretch of DNA TAAACCGTGGCATTTCTCTGCCAGACTCGGAGCGCCGCAAATATTCTGACTTTGGGAGCTTTGATTCTCAATCTATGAGTTCCCTCCCAGTCAATTTGAGGAAGACATCCTCCAGGGAGGAACGTCTACTCAGGAGTGTCTTCACTGGGATATCCATATCCTGAATATGGGCATGCAGGGGTATTGCATCTGCGGTGTAGAGTAGCAGACGATCGGAGAGAGCTTCATGGAAATCAATCTGGTCAGATACTGCTGCCAAAATCTGTTGGCGTGCTTTTTCATCACCGCGAATCTCAACTACGTAGGGAGAAACTTCTGATTTAATCAAGTCCCAGGGTGATGCTTCAGTTATGATATGACCCCGATCCATGACGGCTATTTGGTCACAAAGTTGTTCGGCTTCATCCATGTAATGGGTGGTGAGCAGGAGGGTGACCCCCTGTTCTATCAATTCATGACATTTGGCCCAGACATGATGCCTGGCCTGAGGGTCTAATCCTGTTGATAGTTCATCTAGGATGAGTATGCTGGGTTTGTTGATCAGTGCTCTGGCAATTTGGAGGCGACGTTTCATACCACCACTCAAGTTGCGGACATTCTCCTTGCGCTTTTCTTCCAATTGGAAAAATTCAATGAGCTCATCAGCCCTTCGGACAGCCTGTTCACGGGTCAGGTCATAATAGCGGGCATACACCAGCAGATTGTTGATCACATTTAAATCGTAGTCCAGGCTATCATCCTGGGTAACCACACCAATGCCTCTTTTAACCACGCTCATATTTTCCATGACATTCTCACCATTTACCATAAGTGACCCTGAAGTAAGAGGAGTCACGCAATAAATCATTCTCATGACAGTGGTTTTACCGGCACCATTTGGTCCCAGAAATCCGTAACAGGTACCTCTCTGAATCTCAAAATTGACCTCATTGACAGCGTTAAGGCTGCCATACTCCTTGGCAAGATTTCGGGCAATGATAATGGGAGATGGTTTTTCCATGAATCAACTTAAACGAAAATTTTGAAGACAGAAGGTAGAAGACAGGAGACAGGAAGGAGGAAGGAGGAAGGAGGAAGGAGGAAGGAGGAAGGAGGAAGGAGTAAGTAGGAGGTAGGAATGGTGAGGAAATGCAACTTGTTGGAGGAAAAGACTTGCATAAGGCATTAAATGTTCTAATGTATCAGTGCAATGAAACATGAATTTAACCATACTGAGCTGGCACACATCCTTACCTCCCTCACAGATGAAAAGCAGATGGGTAAATTGCTTCAGGCATTTCTCACACCCCAAGAACTGGAAGACCTGGTCCTGAGATGGGAGATTATCAAGCTGCTCCACAAAGGTTTACCCCAAAGAGAAATTGCCAAAGAGCTTGGTGTGGCTATTGGTACCGTGTCCAGGGGAGCCCGTGAATTGAAGTATGGTCACCATGGTTTCATGCAACTGCTTAAATCCTTAGAAGAGAAAGATGACCAATGATATTCTCTTCAAAGCCTTCGAGACACACATTATGGTGGACCTGGCATAGTTGCCGGGTTGCCTTTCGTTAAAAAATAATACTAGAAAAGAACCCGAGGAGTAACCGTGAAGAAGATTTTTCTTTCAGAAAACGACATGCCGAAAACCTGGTATAATATTGCCGCAGATTTGACTACAGCCCCCTTGCCTCCATTGCACCCTGGAACTCTGCAACCCCTGGGGCCAGACGATCTTGCGCCCCTGTTTCCCATGGCTCTCATTGAACAGGAAATGAGCATGGAGCGGGAAATAGCTATTCCTGAACCCGTCATGGAGGGATTGAGGATGTACAGACCATCACCCCTTATCAGGGCCACTGGTCTGGAGGCAGCGCTGAAAACGCCAGCGAAAATTTATTTTAAATATGAAGGAGTTAGCCCCGCTGGTAGTCACAAACCCAATACAGCAATTCCACAGGCTTACTATAATAAGCAAGAAGGGGTGGAGCGGATTGCCACTGAAACAGGCGCCGGTCAATGGGGCAGCTCAATGGCACTGGCGGGTCAGATGTTTGGACTTGAGGTAAAAGTCTATATGGTGAAAGTCAGTTATACCCAGAAACCCTACCGCCGGTCCATGATGGAGACCTGGGGTGCGAAAATTGTCGCCAGCCCAAGCATGGATACACAGTTCGGCCGAAAAATTCTCGCTGACGACCCGGATAATACGGGATCACTGGGTATTGCCATCTCGGAAGCTGTGGAGGACGCAGCCACTAAGGCCAACACAAAATACGCCCTGGGCTCAGTGTTGAATCATGTTCTGTTGCATCAAACCGTAATTGGTCTTGAAGCAAAGAAGCAGATGGACATTGCAGGAGATAAACCAGATATCATCATTGGCTGTGTTGGAGGAGGAAGTAATTTTGCCGGGTTGGCATTTCCTTACCTGCGGGATAAGATCAATGGAGCCGATATTGATTTCAGAGCCATTGAACCTACTGCTTGCCCAACCCTTACCAGGGGAAGTTTCACCTATGATTTTGGAGATATGGCACAGATGACCCCCCTGGTATCCATGCATACACTGGGTCACACCTTTATGCCTCCTGGAATCCACGCAGGAGGATTACGCTATCATGGGATGGCGCCCCTGCTCTCCCATGTGGTCAGGGAAGGTCTGGTAGATGCATATGCTTACCACCAAGTGGAGGTTTTTGATGCTGCAGCTCTATTTGCCAAAACAGAAGGGATAATCCCTGCGCCTGAATCCGCACACGCCATTAAGGGAGCTATAGATGCTGCCATAGAGGCTCGTGAAGCCGGCCAGGAAAAAACCATCCTCTTTAATCTCAGTGGACATGGACATTTTGACATGTCAGCATATGATGCATATTTCGCAGGAAAATTGACTGACTATCGTCCCACAGATGAAGATTTAGCAAAAGGCTTTGCTTCGACGGAAGGTCTTCCAAAAGCAGATTGATATTATCATGCCCCGGTGATTTGAAGATCGAATTGCCGGGTCCTCCTTGGTTAACGGAACCCCTGGCCATCCTCTGGGTCAGGGGTTTTTATTTTTCTGCCTTCCACAAGTAGCTTGCAGTGGAGGACAGTTCGGCCACCTCTATCGGGACCCACATCATTTGTCATTACGAGGAGCTTGCGACGAAGTAATCTCCGAATTCTTGGGTAGCGGATGGACCGAGATCGCCGCGTCCTATCGGACTCGCGAAGACAATATATGAAAAAGCAGCGCCCTCCCTGGTTAATTTTGGTTTGCCAACGTTAATCAGCCAGAGAAGGAGGCGCTGCATCATGAAATATATAGGGATGGATGCTCACAGCAAAAACAGTTATTTC from Candidatus Neomarinimicrobiota bacterium encodes:
- a CDS encoding ATP-binding cassette domain-containing protein, which codes for MEKPSPIIIARNLAKEYGSLNAVNEVNFEIQRGTCYGFLGPNGAGKTTVMRMIYCVTPLTSGSLMVNGENVMENMSVVKRGIGVVTQDDSLDYDLNVINNLLVYARYYDLTREQAVRRADELIEFFQLEEKRKENVRNLSGGMKRRLQIARALINKPSILILDELSTGLDPQARHHVWAKCHELIEQGVTLLLTTHYMDEAEQLCDQIAVMDRGHIITEASPWDLIKSEVSPYVVEIRGDEKARQQILAAVSDQIDFHEALSDRLLLYTADAIPLHAHIQDMDIPVKTLLSRRSSLEDVFLKLTGRELID
- a CDS encoding helix-turn-helix domain-containing protein, which gives rise to MKHEFNHTELAHILTSLTDEKQMGKLLQAFLTPQELEDLVLRWEIIKLLHKGLPQREIAKELGVAIGTVSRGARELKYGHHGFMQLLKSLEEKDDQ
- a CDS encoding TrpB-like pyridoxal phosphate-dependent enzyme, giving the protein MPKTWYNIAADLTTAPLPPLHPGTLQPLGPDDLAPLFPMALIEQEMSMEREIAIPEPVMEGLRMYRPSPLIRATGLEAALKTPAKIYFKYEGVSPAGSHKPNTAIPQAYYNKQEGVERIATETGAGQWGSSMALAGQMFGLEVKVYMVKVSYTQKPYRRSMMETWGAKIVASPSMDTQFGRKILADDPDNTGSLGIAISEAVEDAATKANTKYALGSVLNHVLLHQTVIGLEAKKQMDIAGDKPDIIIGCVGGGSNFAGLAFPYLRDKINGADIDFRAIEPTACPTLTRGSFTYDFGDMAQMTPLVSMHTLGHTFMPPGIHAGGLRYHGMAPLLSHVVREGLVDAYAYHQVEVFDAAALFAKTEGIIPAPESAHAIKGAIDAAIEAREAGQEKTILFNLSGHGHFDMSAYDAYFAGKLTDYRPTDEDLAKGFASTEGLPKAD